ACTAACATTCCTAACGAAATACAGAAAGCAATGACCATGGCATTTGTTCCTCTTACCATTCCGTTCATAATATGTCCATCTAAAATATCAGAAAAAGAATTGATGAGCGGCACTCCAGGAATCAAAAATAAAACTGCTGTGGCAAAAGCCAAATCAGGATGATTACCTATGCCAAAAAATCGTGCAAAAGAAGTAATTAAACAAGCGGTAAAAGATGCAAAAACAATACTTAAATATGGATTAAACTTTATACTAAGCGCATAATGTCTAACCAAAAAAGCAATAAAAGTTGCAACAAAGGTGGTGCATAAATCAATATATTCTCCTCCAAACAATCGGCAAAAACCAGCATCTGCAAAACTTACAAATATCATGGTAATTAGCAATGGATAACGATTTAATTTTGTTAATCTGTTAAGCTCTTCTTTAATTTGGTTTAGTTCCCATTTTTCTTCTATCACCTGCCAACTCATTTTACTAATTCCAGATACTAAAGTAAAATTGGCTCCGTGAGGTGGTGTTTTTTTAAAACTGTTATATACTTCTTGGGTTTTAAGATCTTTTACCAATACAAAAATGGTTCTTTGTGTGGTTAAAGTTTCTGTTTCATAACCTAGTCCATCAGCAATACGTTCCATAGTTATTCTTATTCTATTGGTACTTGCTCCAGAAGCCATAAGTAAACATCCAATTTCTAATAAACAATCGGCAGTTTCTTGTAAGGGTTTGTTAGGGTGTAAAGGGATATTCATAAATTATTGTATGCTTTTGCAAATAGTTTTTAATAAATGATCAAACATCGTATAGAACTCTGTTCTGTTTAACTCTGTAACACCAAAACGAACAACTACTAATTCTTTTGATGGAATTACAAAGATACGTTGTCCTTGAAAACCATCAGCATAAAAACAATCTTTAGGAACATTAGGCATATAATCTCCTTTGTTTAGCCACCAATGTCCTCCGTATTCGTTGTTAGAAGTTTTGTTAGGTGTTGTAATATAGTTTACCCATTTTTTAGAGACAATTTGTTCTCCGTTCCATATT
Above is a genomic segment from Wenyingzhuangia fucanilytica containing:
- a CDS encoding threonine/serine ThrE exporter family protein, with the translated sequence MNIPLHPNKPLQETADCLLEIGCLLMASGASTNRIRITMERIADGLGYETETLTTQRTIFVLVKDLKTQEVYNSFKKTPPHGANFTLVSGISKMSWQVIEEKWELNQIKEELNRLTKLNRYPLLITMIFVSFADAGFCRLFGGEYIDLCTTFVATFIAFLVRHYALSIKFNPYLSIVFASFTACLITSFARFFGIGNHPDLAFATAVLFLIPGVPLINSFSDILDGHIMNGMVRGTNAMVIAFCISLGMLVTMLIFNF